One segment of Planctomycetaceae bacterium DNA contains the following:
- a CDS encoding sigma-54 dependent transcriptional regulator, which produces MTTGSKSIDVLIVEDDNDFRDTCERWMTRKGHNAVAAANGHQALEIADRQHFDVAIVDMNMPGMTGLEVLDRLKTAQPDTEVMILTGQGTIDTAVSAMKMGACDYLTKPFPLDELEQRCFMAWDRGRINKENRQLKAIIQRSQPRVKIIGESARMRDVFRLIERVAPTDKPVLIQGESGTGKELVARALQQQSQRASGPFVTINCAALPEQLVESELFGHRKGAFTGANEDRAGLFEVADGGTLFIDEIGELPGALQPKMLRALEDGSIRRVGSHRERKVNVRLIAATNRNLADEVAAGRFREDLFYRINVMSLELPALRNREGDVWLLIRQILGDNWTITDEAKNALVSYHWPGNVRQLKNALERAQILAEGNEITIDDLPSEIIFSCPDSAVQSSSSEPVDIAAACHSTKLEDLERAHIIKILKRENGNKASAARVLGIHRRKLYRLLERYHIGESS; this is translated from the coding sequence ATGACCACGGGTTCAAAATCGATCGACGTGCTCATTGTGGAAGACGACAACGACTTTCGCGATACCTGTGAACGATGGATGACGCGCAAGGGACACAACGCCGTCGCCGCGGCCAACGGGCATCAGGCGCTGGAAATTGCCGACCGCCAGCACTTCGACGTCGCGATCGTCGACATGAACATGCCCGGCATGACGGGGCTTGAAGTGCTCGATCGGCTGAAGACGGCTCAGCCGGATACAGAAGTCATGATTCTGACCGGGCAGGGAACCATCGACACCGCAGTCAGTGCGATGAAAATGGGAGCCTGCGACTACCTGACCAAGCCGTTTCCCCTGGACGAACTTGAACAGCGATGCTTCATGGCCTGGGACCGGGGCCGCATCAACAAAGAGAATCGGCAGCTGAAAGCGATCATCCAAAGGTCTCAGCCGCGCGTGAAGATCATCGGCGAATCGGCGCGCATGCGAGATGTGTTCCGGCTGATTGAACGTGTTGCTCCCACAGACAAACCGGTCCTGATTCAGGGTGAAAGCGGGACCGGTAAGGAACTGGTCGCGCGAGCTCTGCAGCAGCAAAGTCAGCGGGCCAGCGGACCCTTCGTGACGATCAACTGTGCGGCCTTGCCGGAACAGTTGGTGGAGAGTGAACTGTTTGGGCACCGAAAGGGAGCATTCACGGGAGCCAACGAAGACCGGGCCGGACTGTTTGAAGTCGCGGACGGCGGCACACTGTTCATCGACGAAATCGGTGAACTTCCGGGAGCCCTGCAGCCGAAGATGCTGCGGGCGCTGGAAGACGGCTCCATTCGCCGTGTGGGATCACACCGGGAACGAAAAGTCAACGTCCGGCTGATCGCGGCGACAAACCGGAATCTGGCGGACGAAGTTGCCGCCGGCCGCTTTCGCGAAGACCTGTTCTATCGCATCAACGTCATGTCGCTGGAACTTCCTGCGCTGAGAAACCGCGAAGGTGACGTCTGGCTGCTGATCCGGCAAATCCTGGGTGACAACTGGACCATCACCGACGAAGCCAAGAACGCACTGGTGTCCTATCACTGGCCCGGAAACGTGCGGCAACTGAAGAACGCTCTGGAACGGGCACAGATCCTGGCGGAAGGCAACGAAATCACAATCGATGATCTGCCGTCGGAAATCATCTTCTCGTGCCCCGATTCCGCCGTGCAAAGCAGTTCCTCGGAGCCGGTCGACATCGCCGCTGCCTGCCATTCCACAAAACTGGAAGACCTGGAACGGGCGCACATCATCAAGATCCTGAAGCGCGAAAACGGCAACAAAGCCAGCGCCGCGCGAGTGCTGGGGATCCATCGCCGAAAGCTGTACCGCCTGTTGGAACGCTACCACATCGGCGAAAGCAGCTAA
- a CDS encoding PAS domain S-box protein, whose product MSTETSVHREIRFTEIICSPDGTIRDFAFGGQFPASDCELRPGEMLDESVFRVGDSLFDQVVAADRDSLQHRWKLCLVHGQSFECEVRVGRSRRDATWALLQVSADSAADEHDRRVTVAVIPIDRFVRQHLRLAERAQAVFDTAADAIITIDERGVIQAANKAVERLFGLTVKELIGQNVSVLMPDPYRSEHDGYIQRYLQTGEEKIIGVGRKVVARRKDGSEFPVHLSVSKFSLDDERHFTGIIRDLSDIEQVQQQLLQSERLAAIGQMVTGLAHESRNALQRAQAHLDMLSLDLQDMPEQLDLAQRTKTALQDLHRLYEEVRSYAAPIQLEYRECDLNSVWQKEWHNLKTATGDFKIELHEEHECAHAVCEFDVHRMEQVFRNILENAIFACSGHGRIDVRCRVVELNGQPAVCLDFEDSGSGLTDDVSLRLFEPFFTTKQKGTGLGMAIVKRIIEAHRGHISATTGAHGGARIRLILPRKAAGRNAVR is encoded by the coding sequence ATGAGCACTGAAACTTCTGTCCATCGCGAAATCAGATTCACTGAGATCATCTGCAGCCCGGACGGAACAATCCGGGACTTTGCATTTGGCGGGCAGTTTCCCGCGTCCGACTGCGAACTGCGGCCCGGCGAGATGCTGGATGAGTCGGTGTTTCGTGTCGGCGACAGTCTGTTTGATCAGGTTGTTGCTGCGGACCGCGATTCGCTGCAGCACCGGTGGAAGTTGTGTCTGGTCCACGGTCAGTCGTTCGAATGCGAAGTGCGAGTCGGGCGCAGCCGCCGCGACGCCACGTGGGCTCTGCTGCAGGTGTCCGCCGATTCCGCGGCCGACGAGCATGATCGGCGAGTAACCGTTGCCGTGATTCCGATCGACAGATTTGTCCGGCAGCACCTGCGGCTGGCCGAACGGGCTCAAGCCGTATTCGATACCGCAGCCGACGCCATCATAACGATTGACGAACGGGGAGTTATCCAGGCCGCCAACAAGGCGGTTGAGCGGCTGTTTGGCCTGACCGTGAAGGAATTGATCGGGCAGAACGTCAGTGTCCTGATGCCGGATCCGTACCGTTCAGAACATGACGGGTACATTCAAAGGTACCTGCAGACAGGCGAGGAGAAGATCATCGGCGTCGGCCGAAAAGTGGTCGCTCGGCGAAAAGACGGCTCGGAGTTTCCTGTCCACCTGTCGGTCAGCAAGTTTTCGCTGGACGACGAGCGGCACTTCACCGGCATCATCCGCGACCTGTCGGACATCGAACAGGTCCAGCAGCAACTGCTGCAGTCGGAGCGTCTGGCGGCCATCGGCCAGATGGTCACCGGTCTGGCACACGAAAGCCGCAACGCGCTGCAGCGCGCTCAGGCGCACCTGGACATGCTGTCTCTTGACCTTCAGGACATGCCCGAACAGCTTGACCTGGCCCAGCGCACCAAAACGGCCCTGCAGGATCTGCACCGGCTTTATGAAGAGGTGCGAAGCTACGCGGCGCCGATTCAACTGGAGTATCGGGAATGCGACCTGAATTCGGTCTGGCAGAAGGAATGGCACAACCTGAAGACCGCCACCGGTGACTTCAAGATCGAACTCCACGAAGAGCACGAATGCGCGCACGCGGTGTGCGAATTTGACGTGCATCGGATGGAACAGGTGTTTCGCAACATTCTGGAAAACGCCATTTTCGCCTGTTCCGGACACGGTCGCATTGATGTGCGCTGCCGAGTCGTGGAACTAAACGGCCAGCCCGCCGTGTGTCTGGATTTCGAAGACAGCGGAAGCGGCCTGACCGACGACGTTTCACTCCGCCTGTTCGAACCGTTTTTTACCACCAAGCAGAAGGGCACCGGGCTGGGAATGGCGATCGTCAAACGCATCATCGAAGCCCACCGCGGACACATTTCCGCCACGACCGGAGCACACGGCGGAGCCCGGATTCGATTGATTCTGCCCAGAAAAGCGGCCGGTCGGAATGCCGTTCGCTAA
- a CDS encoding pyridoxine 5'-phosphate synthase: protein MPLLGVNIDHVATVRQARRTIEPDPVHAAVLAELGGADSITVHLREDRRHIQDRDVRVLKEMLRVPMNLEMAVEPEIIRFALDVVPAQATLVPEKREEITTEGGLDVITHRDRVRECVLELRNRGICVSLFIDPSVMHVETAVELGADAVELHTGTYADAASARDADAEFHKLAEAGRFAVEHGLQLNMGHGLTYRNVRRIASIANLHELNIGHSIVSHAVMVGFERAVREMKALLQPER from the coding sequence ATGCCGTTACTTGGAGTCAACATCGATCACGTCGCGACCGTCCGGCAGGCTCGCAGAACCATCGAGCCGGACCCGGTTCACGCGGCCGTTCTGGCGGAACTCGGCGGGGCGGACAGCATCACCGTGCATCTCAGGGAAGACCGGCGCCACATTCAGGATCGCGACGTTCGCGTGCTGAAGGAGATGCTGCGAGTCCCCATGAACCTGGAAATGGCGGTTGAACCGGAAATCATCAGGTTCGCCCTGGATGTTGTTCCCGCGCAGGCGACGCTGGTGCCGGAAAAGCGGGAAGAAATCACCACCGAAGGCGGCCTGGATGTCATCACGCACCGGGATCGCGTGCGTGAATGCGTCCTCGAACTGCGGAACCGGGGCATCTGCGTCAGTCTGTTTATTGATCCCAGCGTGATGCATGTGGAAACCGCCGTCGAATTGGGAGCCGACGCCGTCGAACTGCATACCGGAACCTACGCTGACGCCGCTTCCGCTCGCGACGCCGACGCTGAGTTTCACAAGTTGGCGGAAGCCGGAAGGTTCGCTGTGGAGCATGGGCTGCAGCTAAACATGGGACACGGCCTGACGTATCGCAACGTCCGGCGAATCGCATCCATCGCAAATCTGCACGAATTGAACATCGGCCACAGTATCGTCAGTCATGCCGTGATGGTTGGCTTCGAACGTGCCGTGCGGGAAATGAAAGCTCTGCTGCAGCCGGAACGCTGA
- a CDS encoding ABC transporter ATP-binding protein: protein MNSPSEAKSDAMIEAKGLSKFYGDFSACQDVTFSVPRGQVCAFLGPNGAGKSTTMKMLAGYLSPSQGDARIAGFDVASDRIRASEHLGYLPENGPLYSEMTPEGMLKYIGEVRGLSRSQLSGRMAWVAEKCSLSEVWRKPISKLSRGFRQRVGMAHAMLHDPDVLILDEPTSGLDPNQVHGVRDLITELAKTKTILLSTHILQEVRAVCDRVILINSGRMVFDGPTSDLGSSEVEMEEKFKSLTAA from the coding sequence ATGAATTCCCCGTCTGAAGCCAAATCCGACGCGATGATTGAGGCGAAGGGTCTCAGCAAGTTTTACGGCGACTTTTCGGCCTGCCAGGACGTGACGTTTTCCGTTCCTCGCGGCCAGGTCTGTGCATTTCTGGGGCCGAACGGCGCGGGAAAAAGCACGACGATGAAAATGCTGGCGGGCTATCTGTCGCCCAGCCAGGGAGATGCTCGAATTGCCGGCTTCGACGTCGCCTCCGATCGAATCCGGGCCAGCGAGCACCTTGGGTACCTGCCCGAAAATGGTCCGCTGTATTCCGAAATGACTCCGGAAGGGATGCTGAAATATATCGGCGAAGTCCGCGGGCTGTCGCGCAGCCAATTGTCCGGCCGCATGGCGTGGGTTGCCGAAAAATGCTCACTGAGCGAAGTCTGGCGCAAGCCGATTTCCAAGCTGTCGCGCGGGTTTCGACAGCGAGTCGGTATGGCTCACGCGATGCTGCACGACCCCGACGTTTTGATTCTGGACGAACCGACCAGCGGACTGGACCCCAATCAGGTGCATGGTGTTCGCGACCTGATTACGGAACTGGCGAAGACCAAGACAATTCTGCTGTCGACACACATCCTGCAGGAAGTCAGAGCCGTCTGTGACCGCGTGATTCTGATCAACTCCGGCCGCATGGTCTTCGACGGTCCCACCAGCGACCTTGGATCAAGCGAAGTCGAAATGGAAGAGAAGTTCAAATCACTGACGGCGGCCTGA
- a CDS encoding Gldg family protein: MIRGNVILAVTKRNFRSYFSGVLGYLFVIVFCVVCARIAFNELFFAANQANLEQLNQWFPYLLLTLVPAITMTCWAEEKKLGTDELLFTLPATDTEVLLGKYLAVLSVYTVAVLFSIVNVMILEWLGDPDGRTLASTYFGYWLAGAALLSIGMLASALTSNATVAFVLGSVFCSVPVFIGRTTDALEWFLQLFGIKWNLYQMQTALEAVSVPGQLRDFTLGVVSLSGVCYFVLLTILMLYLNLVVISKRRWHASRTVTMGGQFAVRAICLAVTFVSLLLVTTLFPARADMTLERLFSLSDSTKEALDSLDAKNPITIQAFVSPEVPRDYSETRRRLLGLLHEYDLRGGGALEVRVVDVEPYSNEAEEARGLGINPVRIQYQEEGRTEDSDVFLGAVVQSTTDNVLIPFFGKGLPIEYELTRSVQTVAQDKRLTIGVLQTDAGVMAEPDSGGRDWEIVAELKKQYDVKFVNPLRRIVVDKPEGEDADSAADDEDDAEKPPAEGFDVLLAVMPSTLTQPEMDNFMEYVQSGKPVLIFDDPFPTFNTQLCPKLPKPSPGGMFMQQSRPEQKADNGELTTLMRLLDVKWDSGQIAFDASNPFSELSYLPPTFLFVSNSEERDRSFNEDSPITSQLQNVVEIYGGTLQERDRKKDQDFIPLLLTNGKTSGLLAWDEYVDMQFNFMSGGQVARPKEISNYARYEDDFAHVLAAHITNDGDETPLNVVFCGDADMIGDQFFVLRNRQFIDIEFDNVTFVLNAVDVLAGHEGLIDLRSRRAGLRTLTEVERQTRGLRNQLAKEEKDANNAMEDRLKEAREELEKEIEELQERTDLDARARDQLIRQKEENLNRQLDLDREELEAEMNNRVRKVAIDTRQKIRRVESQIGIVAYVLPAVLPLCFGMLFLGLRNLAEQQSITPDRRRR, translated from the coding sequence ATGATTCGCGGCAACGTGATTCTGGCCGTAACCAAACGGAACTTTCGAAGCTACTTTTCCGGCGTTCTCGGCTATCTGTTTGTCATCGTGTTCTGCGTCGTCTGCGCGCGGATTGCCTTTAACGAGCTGTTCTTCGCTGCCAATCAGGCAAATCTGGAGCAGTTGAATCAGTGGTTCCCGTACTTGCTGCTGACGCTGGTGCCCGCCATCACCATGACGTGCTGGGCTGAGGAAAAGAAACTCGGAACCGACGAACTGCTGTTCACGCTGCCTGCAACCGATACCGAAGTCCTGCTGGGCAAGTATCTCGCGGTGCTCAGCGTTTACACGGTGGCGGTGCTGTTCTCGATCGTCAACGTCATGATTCTGGAATGGCTGGGTGATCCGGACGGCCGGACTCTGGCGTCTACCTACTTCGGATACTGGCTGGCGGGAGCCGCGCTGCTGAGTATCGGGATGCTGGCTTCGGCACTGACGTCCAATGCCACCGTGGCGTTTGTTCTGGGAAGTGTGTTCTGCAGCGTTCCGGTCTTCATCGGACGCACGACGGACGCGCTGGAATGGTTCCTTCAGTTGTTTGGCATCAAATGGAACCTGTACCAGATGCAGACAGCTCTGGAGGCCGTCAGTGTGCCCGGCCAGCTGCGGGACTTCACTCTGGGCGTCGTGTCGCTTTCGGGAGTCTGCTATTTCGTCCTGCTGACGATCCTGATGCTGTACCTGAACCTGGTCGTGATCTCGAAACGCCGCTGGCACGCGTCACGAACGGTCACGATGGGCGGCCAGTTTGCCGTGCGGGCCATCTGCCTTGCCGTCACGTTCGTCAGTCTGCTGCTGGTGACGACGCTGTTTCCCGCGCGGGCCGATATGACGCTGGAACGGCTGTTTTCGCTGTCAGATTCGACGAAGGAAGCGCTGGATTCTCTGGACGCTAAGAATCCGATCACGATTCAGGCATTCGTCAGTCCTGAAGTCCCCCGCGATTACAGCGAAACTCGCCGACGACTGCTGGGACTGCTGCACGAATACGACCTGCGCGGCGGTGGCGCGCTGGAAGTTCGCGTCGTCGACGTCGAACCCTACAGCAACGAAGCCGAAGAAGCCCGCGGCCTGGGCATCAATCCGGTTCGCATTCAGTATCAGGAAGAAGGCCGGACCGAAGACAGCGATGTGTTCCTGGGAGCCGTCGTGCAGAGCACCACCGACAACGTGCTGATTCCGTTTTTCGGCAAAGGCCTGCCGATCGAATATGAACTGACCCGCTCGGTCCAGACCGTCGCTCAGGACAAGCGGCTGACGATCGGGGTGCTGCAGACCGATGCGGGAGTCATGGCGGAACCTGACAGCGGCGGTCGCGACTGGGAAATCGTGGCGGAGCTGAAAAAACAGTACGACGTCAAGTTCGTCAATCCGCTGCGCCGGATCGTCGTGGATAAGCCGGAAGGCGAAGACGCGGACAGTGCAGCGGACGACGAAGACGACGCAGAAAAACCGCCGGCCGAAGGGTTCGATGTACTGCTGGCCGTGATGCCTTCGACTCTGACTCAGCCGGAAATGGACAACTTCATGGAGTACGTCCAATCCGGAAAACCCGTTCTGATCTTTGACGACCCGTTCCCGACGTTCAACACGCAGTTGTGTCCGAAACTACCGAAGCCCAGCCCCGGCGGCATGTTCATGCAGCAGTCCCGCCCGGAACAAAAGGCGGACAACGGAGAACTGACGACGCTGATGAGACTGCTGGATGTGAAATGGGACAGCGGTCAGATTGCATTCGATGCGTCGAACCCCTTCAGCGAACTGTCCTATCTTCCGCCCACCTTCCTGTTTGTTTCCAACTCCGAAGAACGCGACCGTTCCTTCAATGAAGACAGTCCGATCACGTCACAGCTTCAGAATGTCGTGGAAATCTACGGAGGAACGCTGCAGGAACGTGATCGAAAGAAGGACCAGGACTTCATCCCGTTACTGCTGACCAACGGAAAGACGTCCGGGCTGCTGGCCTGGGATGAGTACGTCGACATGCAGTTTAATTTCATGTCCGGCGGACAGGTGGCAAGGCCCAAAGAAATCTCAAATTACGCCCGCTATGAAGATGACTTTGCCCATGTGCTGGCCGCCCACATCACGAATGACGGCGACGAAACTCCGCTGAATGTCGTCTTTTGCGGTGACGCCGACATGATCGGCGACCAGTTCTTCGTGCTGCGAAATCGTCAGTTCATCGACATCGAATTCGATAACGTGACCTTTGTCTTGAATGCCGTAGACGTTCTGGCGGGACATGAAGGTCTGATCGACCTGAGGTCCCGGCGAGCCGGACTGCGGACGCTGACCGAAGTCGAACGCCAGACTCGTGGCCTTCGCAATCAGCTCGCAAAGGAAGAAAAGGACGCCAACAATGCCATGGAAGATCGGCTGAAGGAAGCTCGCGAGGAACTGGAAAAGGAAATTGAGGAACTGCAAGAGCGCACCGACCTGGACGCGCGGGCCAGAGACCAGTTGATTCGTCAGAAGGAAGAAAACCTGAACCGGCAACTGGATCTGGATCGCGAAGAACTGGAAGCGGAGATGAACAACCGGGTTCGAAAGGTGGCCATCGACACGCGACAGAAGATCCGCCGGGTCGAAAGCCAGATCGGCATCGTGGCGTACGTCCTTCCCGCCGTCCTGCCGCTGTGCTTTGGAATGCTGTTTCTGGGACTGAGAAACCTGGCCGAACAGCAGTCCATCACACCTGATCGAAGACGCCGGTAG
- a CDS encoding DUF4340 domain-containing protein: MNATTRTLIFVAVATVSALVAGSAWYGSKPGDLEGFSEVGEAIFPKFDDPLKATALTVTDFEKSTNEVQQFAVKQNDDQLWVIPSHHNYPAEADERLARTAASLIGVKKVAVQSRSKDDWKSFGVAAPDTQTATADERGTRITLRDASGNALVDLIVGQKVPNRDGYYYVREPEKSTTYVAKLSIDLSAKFSDWIEPDLLKVNSGDFVEITVDKYSIDEQRGVIVPGEKLDFAKEDLKSTGKWTLSDLQPDEELVLSPITAIANNLDQLKIVGVRPKPEGLSDDMRVNPVLRQMLEAEMQRQGFFIAADRQGNERLYSNEGELIAGVSSGVQYTLYFGEIARGSGKDIEIGLTAETDAEEKSADSKEENSAEDPSADDATAGADSDDESGPRRYLLIKAEFNEKLLGEKPQAPVMPDRPAILDEPAGDAPSDADAEPAADAPRETGDAPGNDADAEDEATENSGDDVPESATQDDACNPFTDPQDDETQQEAAEDAKDEAADAPAGDDTDSPDTAADEPDSTDETQPSADDEKSPESDEQPEGDDPAPTTQDDAQPSTETTPDPVPSADEQPAAPDAEPAVAAPVVDPKQAAQEAYDKAMAEYQGAQAAYERDLKSFEKKIEDGKKKADELSRRFSGWYYVITADSFEKFRVTRTDVVSKKVAEEAKDGE; this comes from the coding sequence ATGAACGCCACTACTCGAACTCTGATCTTCGTCGCCGTCGCCACCGTTTCCGCGCTGGTTGCGGGGTCGGCGTGGTACGGTTCCAAACCCGGTGACCTGGAAGGATTTTCCGAAGTCGGGGAAGCGATCTTTCCAAAGTTTGATGATCCGCTGAAGGCAACGGCACTGACCGTTACGGACTTTGAAAAATCGACGAACGAAGTTCAGCAGTTCGCCGTCAAACAGAATGACGACCAGTTGTGGGTGATTCCGTCGCACCATAACTATCCGGCCGAAGCGGATGAACGGCTGGCTCGCACGGCCGCGTCACTGATCGGAGTAAAGAAAGTCGCCGTGCAGAGCCGCAGCAAGGACGACTGGAAGAGCTTCGGAGTCGCCGCGCCGGACACTCAAACGGCAACCGCCGACGAGCGCGGCACCAGAATCACGCTGCGCGACGCAAGCGGCAACGCTCTGGTCGATCTGATTGTCGGCCAGAAAGTGCCGAACCGCGACGGCTACTACTACGTGCGTGAACCGGAAAAGTCGACGACGTACGTGGCAAAGCTGTCGATTGATTTGTCCGCGAAGTTCAGTGACTGGATTGAGCCGGACCTGCTGAAAGTCAATTCCGGTGATTTTGTGGAAATCACCGTCGACAAGTACTCCATCGATGAACAGCGAGGCGTAATCGTTCCCGGCGAAAAACTGGACTTCGCAAAGGAAGACCTGAAGTCCACGGGAAAATGGACCCTGTCGGACCTGCAGCCGGATGAAGAACTCGTTTTGTCACCGATAACCGCGATCGCAAACAACCTGGACCAGTTGAAGATCGTCGGCGTCCGCCCGAAACCTGAAGGACTCAGCGACGACATGCGCGTCAATCCCGTGCTGCGTCAGATGCTGGAAGCCGAAATGCAGCGGCAGGGATTCTTTATCGCCGCGGATCGCCAGGGCAATGAAAGGCTGTATTCCAATGAAGGGGAACTCATCGCCGGAGTTTCGTCGGGTGTCCAATACACGCTGTACTTCGGCGAAATTGCCCGAGGCAGCGGCAAGGACATCGAAATCGGATTGACCGCCGAAACCGATGCAGAGGAAAAGTCAGCCGACTCCAAAGAAGAGAACAGCGCCGAAGACCCTTCCGCAGATGATGCAACCGCCGGTGCCGACAGTGATGATGAATCCGGCCCGCGCCGATATCTGCTGATCAAAGCCGAATTCAACGAAAAACTGCTCGGCGAAAAGCCACAGGCTCCCGTGATGCCCGACCGGCCGGCGATCCTGGATGAACCGGCCGGGGACGCTCCGTCCGACGCCGACGCAGAACCGGCAGCCGATGCGCCGCGCGAGACCGGAGACGCTCCCGGCAATGATGCCGACGCAGAAGACGAAGCGACCGAAAATTCCGGCGACGACGTTCCGGAGTCGGCAACGCAGGACGACGCCTGCAACCCGTTCACCGATCCACAGGACGACGAGACTCAGCAGGAAGCGGCCGAAGATGCGAAGGACGAAGCGGCCGACGCACCGGCCGGTGATGATACGGATTCGCCGGACACAGCCGCTGACGAACCCGACTCCACCGACGAAACTCAACCGTCGGCAGACGATGAAAAATCGCCCGAAAGTGACGAGCAACCCGAGGGCGACGATCCCGCGCCGACGACTCAGGACGACGCTCAGCCGTCCACCGAAACGACTCCCGATCCGGTACCGTCAGCAGACGAACAGCCTGCGGCACCGGATGCCGAACCCGCTGTCGCTGCGCCTGTAGTCGACCCGAAGCAGGCCGCCCAGGAAGCCTATGACAAGGCGATGGCCGAATATCAGGGCGCTCAGGCCGCCTATGAACGGGATCTGAAATCGTTCGAAAAGAAGATCGAAGACGGTAAGAAGAAAGCCGACGAGCTGTCCCGGCGATTCTCCGGCTGGTATTACGTGATCACCGCCGACAGCTTCGAAAAGTTCCGCGTCACGCGCACGGATGTCGTCAGCAAAAAGGTCGCGGAAGAAGCGAAGGACGGGGAGTGA